From the genome of Nicotiana tabacum cultivar K326 chromosome 17, ASM71507v2, whole genome shotgun sequence:
tttttggaataagGAATCCTTCAGAATATAAAAGAATATGAAGACTCTATACAGTATTCAAGTACACATTCAACCCTCAGTGATAAGTCACTCATAATATGTGTTATTCATGCAAGCCGGCGAGATATTAAAAAGAATTCGCACAAGGCAGCAAGCTTGCTTACAAGGATGAATAGCCACAAATAGCGATTTTTGAATTTCACATTCTAAGTTCCTACCTAGCACTTGGCTATTTTTCTTTCTACATATAGATATATATACGGTATATGGGTATTGACTTCAACCACCCTTTTAGCTTCCtgaaaatagggtccatccgggaggTTTGGTatccggattggttagcaaacttagtagtagtagtccctaaaaaggtgAATAAATTAAGAAtctgtgtagactataaagagttgaacaaggcatgccccaaggactctttccctctACCAAACAACAATTGCATGATCAATGCAACGGCCGatcacgagatcctcagttttctcgacgcctattttgggtacaaccaaattcggatggacccggacGATCAGGAAAAAATGTCCTTCATCACCAAATACGgtacctactgctataacgtgataTCATTCGGACTAAAAATCGTCGGTGTCACTTACCAAGgtctagtaaatcggatgttcggagagcaaataggaaaatcaatggaggtttacattaacgatatgttggttaagcccctgtgagtagaggaccatttgaaacatttgcaggaaaccttcaacatattgaagaaatacaatatgaagctgaactcggagaaatgcgcattcggagTCAGGTATAGGAaattccttggattcatggtgtccaaccagggaatcgagattaatcccGATAAGATTAAGGCCATCGATGACAAAACCGTTGTGAATAATGTCAAGGCCGTTCAAAggttaaccgggcgcatagccgctttgggtcgattcatctcaaggtcctcttacaagagccatcggttcttttcactattaaagaagaagaagaagaagaagaacttctcatggaccccggagtgccagcaAGCCCTAGAGGAACTCAAGCGGTACCTCTCAAGCCCACATTTGCTTTATACTCCGAAGCCAGATAAACAGTTGTACTTGTACTTAGCTGTATCCGAGGTAgtagtaagtggagtcctagtccgggaagaggaaggtatgtaattttctatctattatgttaacagaactctaggcgaggccgaaactaggtatcctcacctagaaaaattggcactcgctttgctagcgcctctaggaagctaaaatcgtattttcaatgccatcatgtatgtgttgtgactacttaccccttaagaaacataatgcataagcccgagctctcgggacgattggccaCATGGGCCGTGGAGATCAGCGGGTACGACATCGAATATCGACCCCAAACCGCTATCGAGTCTCATAttttggcggacttcgtggccgacttcacgtcGGCCCTAATTCCTGAGGTCGAGAAGgagttgttgttgaactcggggacCTCTTCCGAAATCTGGACTCTCTTTACGAACGGTGCCTCGAATGTaaaggggtccggacttggcatcgtactaaaaCTACCGACGAGTaatgtagttaggcaatctattagaattgTAAAactgactaacaacgaggccgagtatgaggccataattgcaggtctTGAACTGGTTAAAAACATTGGGGCTGaggtggtcgaagctaagtgtgattccttcgttgtggtgaaccaagtcaatggaacgttcgaagtcaaagaggaacgaatgcgaagATACCATGATAAACTACAGGTAACGTTACATCGGTTCAGGGAATGGACTTTATaacatgtacctcgggatcaaaacagcgagACCGACACTAttgctaacttgggatcgtcgATCGACGACGACGAATTCAACTCGGGAACGATCGTataactcatgaaatcggtagtggGGGAAGGCCATGCCAAGACAAATTCGTAGGTACTTGGTAGGAAaactatcattttttttttgttcctCTTCAATGATCTGAAATTTTTGCGAGGAGCTCTGTTCAAGAGGAAGCACTGGCTCTTTTCAAAATTGACCTTTTGGCCTTTACAACATTACAATCAGCTTCTTACTTCTTTCCAGAAAGCTTTTCTGCTTCTTAAGATTCTGTTTATGACAAGATTAACCTGGGActagagaaacaaatacatagattacCTGAAGACCGAAAAACTTCCCTCGGATCCTAAATAATCGAGAGCTCTGCATACGAAGGCGGCCCGGTTCAGCTTATCTGAAGACGGTACCCTATTTAGAAGAGCATTCGGTAGCCCACTCACTATATGTCTAGTGCCGGGATACATCAAGTATGTTTTAAGGGAAGTCCATGAGGGCACATGCGGGAACTATTCAGGCACCGAGTGATTGGTTCAGAAGATAATTAGAGCCGActactactggatcgatatggaaaaagacGCAAAGAAGTTCGTGCGAAAATGCAATGAATGTCAGAGGTATgctccgatgatccatcagctCGGGGAACCGCTACATTTGGTCTTGTCACCCtagtcgttcatgaaatggggaatggacattgttaGTCCACAGTAAAGGGTGAATTTGGCCGATACATACCTCGTACCTCTTGCAGAAGTTTATGATGATCGGATCCACCGGGCCCAgagtaaagggataagtgtagacACTTAGGTATCCTTCAACGTGTGTAGTAATGGACTCCTTAGAGTCGGGGAGCACTATGTCTTTATCGGTCCAGTTACAGTCTTTTCAGACTGAGGGGGGATCGTCTTCGGTGATCGAGCAAATAAATCTCGATGCCTCCTCACGCCGACCCTGCACCGAGGAGAGTTTTGCGACCTTAAAGTCATCAGCAACCGAACAACTCCCAGGAATGAACATCTTCAAGGTAGGTTTAGGAGCCGGTTCATCGATGACCACGTTAGCAGCGGATCTCCCGAGGTCGACCACATCGAAAATAGTATTATTGGTTCCGGCAGTCATTTGGGAGGTAGAAGCAACCTTTTGGGAAACGGATTTTGAGGTTTTTGCCATTGTTATAAGGGAAAGCTTCAAGGAGATAGAAAAGGTTAAAAGTTGGAAGCTCAGATGTGTTGGTTTGAGTGGATGATGAGTAAAATTTTCAAAGGAACCTCGAATAATGAAAGTAAAAATGCTAGAATGTGAAAAGGAGTAGTGAAATCCTAAGGTTACGAGGGTAGATGGTTTGATGTAAAgtgaaaaaatgaataaaaagggGGTTATTTATAGTGGTTTCGCGACGTTTCGCCTCTAGGGATAGCCGACAGGCGACTGACGcgcatttaatgccattatgaCATGACTGACGAGACGTTTTCAGGATTTTTATCGTTTATGTCATGGTGTATTGAAGAATGAATCGGGAtactcatgtcgtttctcgtcatcttGCTTttcgagaaatgaggggactttgtatacgggtaaaaaaCTGAGCTCATGATACACTTTGGCCTCCAACAAGGTTAAACGAGCTTGAAATATGATTGTGAAGGATCGGAATCGAAGCAAGGGTCTCATCTAATCAGTGTCCGGTGGCTAATTGTCTACCCTCGAGAATATCGGGGTCATAATTCGAGATCGATCTAAATACTAAGAGACTTCGGAGAACATTATCGGGCAATCAAGCACGACCAATAGAAGGCCGTAATATCAACGACCGGACGGATATCATGGTgcaaatctcggcacgtatcgatgtAGAACCAGCAATCAGTTAAACAGAAGactttttaccttttataaagttgtacttagagtaggattcttctactatataaaagagggtctaataattcattaaacacattgtaacatgcattccaagacaatatactattattttgtCTGTTATTCTAAGCTTTTTCTTTCATTCATCAATATTGCCCACCGTGAGCCCGGATTGAGGGTGAATATTTCAATAAAGCTGGAATCATCCTCCTCGCGTGGTTTGAATTTTTTGCATTTCTATTTATTCATTCTAACCCAATTTATTGTTTTGTATCAAACTAATCTGTGTATCCTTAAAATCagttacaaatttaattgttatccgatttagAACATCAATTTTATATAATGCATGTGTTGAAATGAAATACCACTTGAATTTGCTttatttatagcctgtttggccaaacttctaaaatatgcttattttgataagtattttttccaaaaatattttttttaaaagtactttcgGCGAAAATCAGcctgtgtttggctaatcaatttgaaaaatacttttgagcggtaattagtgtttgatcaaacttttaaaaagtgtttctaagtgtatttttttcaaaagtgctttttaaaaAAGTGATTCTcggaagctacttttttctgatTCTTAGAAACTGCTTATGTTtctactcaaaaatactttttttcattcaaaaagcttggtcaaacacttctattttttaaaaaaaagtatttttgacaaaaaagtacttttggccaagaaaaaagtttggccaaacaagtTATTAGTGCtttcttcatttgttttcttttttatatttttgtttggcAGGGAACCTTGTGTCCCCTTGGATTTGGAACTCTTACCGTTTTGTTCCTATTTCTTTAAGGGGTCGTTTAGTTTGGATACGGCTTATACGGGgataagttatgttgggataagttatgctgggattagttatgctgagattagttATCCTGGTATTATTTTTTATCTACTGTTTTAGTATGTTGTATTAAAATgataattgcataatttctaagaagaaggtataagttatcccgacaTTAATTACCCCACCCCCTACAATGTATAAATTATCCCGATACTAATTTTAAtctcgggataacttataccagatttactaaccaaacaaagtattaaggtgatattaaaattttataccaACATTATATCTACTTATACCTCGTACCAAACAACCCTAAGTGTTGAAATGTGTTTGTGTTATAACTACTTTTTCTAACAAATTCATATTTAACAATAACTTCAACCCAAATTCTTATGACGTGACTTTAATGAATTATGATTGATATAGCCACTTAGTAATCCTGGAAGTAGTTCACTAGCTAGGTTGTTGCATTTCgtaaaacaaggaaataaattTTACTAAATTAAGACGAgtcctctttttttcttcccaAACGTAACCTGTTCAAATCAAATGGCTTTATTTAGATGATTTCAGTGGCTTCATTCTTCAtcctcttctcttcttctccCAACTTGGTACTTTTAAGGTGACTTTAGAGAAATGTTAGTACTCTCACCGCCAAAGCGTTACATATTTAGGCGCGTGGATTATCGTACCATTTCGACATGACAATACAAAAGCAGACATCACCATTTTGTGACTTGTATTTGCCTCCCCTCCGTCGAGATTGCGTCTAAGGGCTAGTTGGTTGTGAGGAATTTTTGTGTCTCTTTTTATTGTTAGTGCTAGTACTAGAAAGAAAGTAGTAGCCAGAAGTTAAGAGTACATTCTAAATTCGTTTTCTCAATAAAGTTTTCCCCTTTTTACTCTTTCTTCTCTGCTTCTCCAAAAATGTGGTCATCAACCAGTAGCAGCAGGGgcatttcatcttcttcttcttccaaatCATCATCTTCtactacttcttcttcatctcgttCTCCATTTTCTCCTTCAAATCATCACCTAAATCCAAGACTTAAAACCATGGAAGAAGTTTGGAAAGACATTAATCTTTCTTCACTTCAAGACCATACTACTACTTACTCTAGAGATCATGATCATCATCAAACTGCTAATTTTGGTGGCATGATTTTACAAGATTTTTTAGCTCGGCCTTTTGCTACTGACCCTCAACCACCACCAGCAGCTTCTCCTGTTCCGGCTACTACTATGCTGAATTTGAACTCAGTTCCAGAGCTTCATTTCTTTAGTCAAAACTCAATGTTGCGCCCACCAACACCTATTTCTCAAGTCCCATTTGAGGGCTTGGCTTCTTCAGCTGCTAATGGAAGAAAAAGGATTCCTGAAATGGAGAATAATTCTGCAGGGGACAGGAGAAATAAAAGGATGATCAAGAACCGTGAGTCTGCTGCTAGATCAAGGGCTAGAAAGCAGGAAAGTAGCTAGCATTTTCTTTTAATCATATGTTGTTTTAAAAATGTTTTCTGTTGCGTTGCCGATTCTTAGCAATACACTATGTTCATTCGACTAAAGATGGGCATTGTCcctttataataataataaaaaacagaAGAGGACAttacatataaaaaaaaaacattcaaGGGCATGAACATTTTGTACATTGCACGTGGATGAATCTAGTTATTCTTAAATCTTTGCTCCTCCTTTTCTTTATACATGTCTTCTTGGTTTTGAAAATAAGTTTGagttttctctcttatt
Proteins encoded in this window:
- the LOC107797949 gene encoding protein FD-like, whose protein sequence is MWSSTSSSRGISSSSSSKSSSSTTSSSSRSPFSPSNHHLNPRLKTMEEVWKDINLSSLQDHTTTYSRDHDHHQTANFGGMILQDFLARPFATDPQPPPAASPVPATTMLNLNSVPELHFFSQNSMLRPPTPISQVPFEGLASSAANGRKRIPEMENNSAGDRRNKRMIKNRESAARSRARKQAYMNELELEVAHLLEENARLKKQQQQLRLEAAVQVPKKKSLYRTSTAPF